Proteins encoded within one genomic window of Gallus gallus isolate bGalGal1 chromosome 1, bGalGal1.mat.broiler.GRCg7b, whole genome shotgun sequence:
- the LOC107055509 gene encoding uncharacterized protein LOC107055509 isoform X1, with the protein MSSAPRLPGEPGTPTGRQAGRPDWRAGLTTGLAPPLASVGLGVRRVVLVLFLKDKLWHFLFSQPSSLPESLFLLLKGSSSLRRKFFLQTSWMRDLQTWPPGMERDIFASRPIGRPDILRFIASPRNK; encoded by the exons ATGTCATCAGCACCGCGGCTCCCAGGTGAGCCGGGCACACCTACAGGAAGGCAGGCGGGCCGCCCTGATTGGCGTGCGGGGCTGACAACGGGGCTCGCACCCCCGCTGGCGAGTGTGGGGCTGGGCGTGAGGAGGGTCGTCCTCGTCCTCTTCCTG AAAGACAAGCTGTGGCACTTCCTTTTTTCACAACCTTCTTCATTACCCGAGtctctcttcctgctgcttaAG GGCTCTTCAAGTTTAAGAAGAAAGTTCTTCCTGCAGACCAGCTGGATGAGGGACCTCCAAACTTGGCCTCCTGGGATGGAGAGGGACATTTTTGCTAGCAGGCCTATTG GTAGGCCAGATATCCTGAGGTTCATTGCGAGCCCTAGAAATAAATGA